From a region of the Alosa sapidissima isolate fAloSap1 chromosome 9, fAloSap1.pri, whole genome shotgun sequence genome:
- the ap1m2 gene encoding AP-1 complex subunit mu-2, with the protein MSASAVFVLDLKGKVLICRNYKGEVDMAEIDHFLPLLMQQEEEGLLCPVISHGHVHFLWVKHSNLYLVATTNKNANASLVYAFLYKLVEVFTEYFKELEEESIQDNFVVVYELLDELMDFGFPQTTDSKILQEYITQEGTKLEVAKTRVPTTVTNAVSWRSEGIKYKKNEVFIDVIESINVLVNANGSVMSSDIVGSIKLKTMLSGMPELRLGLNDRVLFSLTGRDKGKSVTMEDVKFHQCVRLSRFESDRTISFIPPDGESELMSYRINTHVKPLVWIESVIEKFSHSRVEIMVKAKGQFKKQSVANNVEVRVPVPSDADSPKFKTSTGHAKYVPEKNLVVWTIKSFPGGKEFLMRAHFGLPSVEKDEMEGKPPITVKFEIPYFTVSGIQVRYMKIIEKSGYQALPWVRYITQSGDYQLRTNQ; encoded by the exons ATGTCAGCTTCAGCAGTATTCGTGTTGGATTTGAAAGGAAAG GTGCTGATATGCCGGAACTACAAGGGCGAGGTAGATATGGCTGAGATTGACCACTTCCTGCCCCTACTCATGCAGCAGGAAGAAGAGGGTCTTCTCTGTCCCGTCATATCTCACGGCCATGTCCACTTCCTGTGGGTCAAGCACAGCAACCTGTACT TGGTGGCCACTACCAACAAGAACGCGAATGCGTCCTTGGTCTACGCCTTCCTGTATAAACTTGTGGAG gtgttTACGGAGTACTttaaggagctggaggaggagagcattCAGGATAACTTTGTGGTGGTGTATGAGCTCCTGGATGAGCTGATGGACTTTGGCTTCCCCCAGACCACTGATAGCAAGATCCTCCAGGA ATACATCACTCAAGAAGGCACCAAGTTAGAGGTGGCAAAGACCAGGGTCCCCACCACAGTCACCAACGCTGTGTCATGGAGGTCGGAGGGCATCAAGTACAAAAAGAACGAGGTCTTCATTGATGTTATAGAGTCCATTAATGTGTTG GTGAACGCCAATGGAAGTGTGATGAGTAGCGACATCGTGGGCAGTATCAAACTGAAGACCATGCTCTCTGGCATGCCCGAGCTCAGGCTCGGCCTCAACGACCGAgtgctcttctctctcactggcC GAGACAAGGGTAAATCTGTGACCATGGAAGATGTCAAGTTTCATCAGTGTGTGCGTCTCTCGCGCTTCGAAAGTGACCGCACCATCTCCTTCATCCCCCCGGACGGTGAATCAGAGCTCATGTCCTACCGTATCAACACTCAT GTGAAGCCTCTGGTTTGGATAGAGTCGGTCATTGAGAAGTTCTCCCACAGCCGTGTAGAGATTATGGTGAAG gcAAAGGGTCAGTTTAAAAAGCAGTCTGTTGCTAATAACGTGGAGGTGCGAGTGCCCGTGCCCAGTGATGCAGATTCCCCCAAATTTAAAACAAGCACCGGCCACGCCAAGTACGTCCCGGAGAAAAACCTTGTCGTGTGGACCATCAAATCCTTCCCC GGAGGAAAGGAGTTTCTCATGCGCGCTCACTTTGGGCTTCCCAGTGTGGAGAAGGATGAGATGGAGGGCAAGCCGCCGATTACAGTCAAGTTTGAAATCCCATACTTCACAGTGTCAGGAATACAG GTGCGGTACATGAAAATCATTGAGAAAAGCGGTTACCAGGCTCTACCCTGGGTCAGATACATAACACAAAGTGGAG ATTACCAGTTGAGAACAAACCAGTAG
- the cdkn2d gene encoding cyclin-dependent kinase 4 inhibitor D, which produces MVLSENDAGKGLTTAAAKGNTAEVRRMLEECRVHPDTVNEFGRTALQVMMMGNTNVACLLLEHGADPNIQDRFGVTPAHDAARGGFLDTLRALVDFGASVNVPDNSGALPIHIAIREGYRDVVEYLAPRSNLSHHNTSGETALDVARASCTPDVVELLERQLESSLTFKS; this is translated from the exons ATGGTTTTAAGTGAGAACGATGCTGGCAAGGGCTTGACCACTGCCGCTGCGAAAGGGAATACAGCCGAAGTGCGACGGATGCTGGAGGAATGCCGGGTACATCCAGACACGGTCAATGAATTTGGCCGCACCGCATTACAG GTCATGATGATGGGGAACACAAATGTGGCGTGTCTACTGTTAGAGCATGGTGCAGACCCCAACATCCAGGACCGCTTTGGTGTGACTCCTGCACATGACGCCGCCCGCGGCGGCTTTCTCGACACCCTCCGGGCTCTAGTGGACTTCGGTGCATCAGTCAACGTTCCAGACAACTCTGGGGCGCTCCCCATCCACATCGCCATCCGCGAGGGCTACAGAGACGTGGTGGAATACCTCGCGCCGCGGTCCAACCTCAGCCATCACAACACGAGTGGGGAGACAGCCCTGGACGTCGCCAGGGCCTCCTGCACGCCAGACGTGGTCGAACTGTTGGAACGTCAGTTAGAATCTAGTCTGACATTCAAGTCATAG
- the si:zfos-323e3.4 gene encoding volume-regulated anion channel subunit LRRC8C yields MIPVNEFRNIASEQNPRYRVLKPWWDVFSEYLCIAMLMIGVFGCTVQLTQEKISCLPNRIVGPTKADVNCNHVREYHANESLWEFSITKELKPNVLEVFGRKNGLDIHQYVFVNHYCYERAVHWYAKFFPYLVVIHSMIFMVASSFWFKFPGTSSKIELFVNILGKCFDSPWTTRAISEVSEERGEEKLVNWRKGSSMYKINPDGFMGTDGENVTLLRSASVVSNPEMKLPEPAASVLDKKEGEQAKALFEKVKKFRTHVEEADLLYKMYVIQTSLKVFKFLLITAYTASLVPNIEIVVKCSVPPDLTGFDIFCCNHNKANLFSKLAYCYICFVGVYGLLCIYSLYWLLHRSLKEYTFEHVRLETGINDIPDMKNDFAFLLHLSDRYDPLYAKRFAVFLSEVSESRLRQVNLNHDWTVKKLRTRLSRNASQRLELHLFMLPGLPDTVFDIPEIESLKMEQLSGHVTIPAALTQLTELQELVLVHCPTKLQLAALAHLQQTLKVLRLTFEGAEQVPLWLYTLKALEELHLSGPLGAEASRGNGSSSSVSLDSLRELKDLRVLTLRGRLTKLPPSVVDVASQLQRLCVHNEGVKLQVLSNLKKLSSLTSLELMGCQMERIPSAVFSLSALQELDLRENKLTTVEEILSLQHCRRLTTLRLWHNAIAYIPEHVGKLHALETFDASWNKIRRLPARLYYCTKLRHLDLSHNQLSALPTEIGSLQSLQYLSVAFNSLESLPEEMFSCKRLKILALGNNSISYLSSRVANLAQLVRLELKGNRLESLPLEIGDCPLLKLSGVVVEQSLLELLPSEVRDRMDDG; encoded by the exons ATGATCCCGGTGAATGAGTTCCGGAACATTGCCTCAGAACAAAACCCCCGGTACCGGGTCCTGAAGCCATGGTGGGACGTGTTCTCCGAGTACCTTTGTATCGCCATGCTTATGATCGGGGTGTTCGGCTGCACTGTTCAG CTGACACAGGAGAAAATCTCGTGTCTGCCGAACCGTATCGTCGGCCCGACCAAAGCGGATGTGAACTGCAACCACGTGCGGGAGTACCACGCCAATGAAAGCCTGTGGGAGTTCAGCATCACCAAGGAGCTCAAGCCCAACGTGCTCGAGGTGTTTGGCCGCAAGAACGGCCTGGACATTCACCAGTACGTCTTTGTCAACCACTACTGCTACGAGCGCGCCGTCCACTGGTATGCCAAGTTCTTCCCCTACCTGGTGGTCATCCACTCGATGATCTTCATGGTGGCCAGCAGCTTCTGGTTCAAGTTCCCGGGGACGTCCTCTAAGATCGAGCTCTTCGTGAACATCCTGGGCAAGTGCTTCGACTCGCCCTGGACCACGCGGGCCATCAGCGAGGTGTCGGAGGAGCGGGGCGAGGAGAAGTTGGTCAACTGGAGGAAAGGAAGCAGCATGTACAAGATCAACCCGGACGGATTCATGGGCACCGACGGGGAGAACGTGACCTTGCTGCGGTCCGCGTCGGTGGTGTCCAACCCGGAGATGAAGCTGCCGGAACCTGCCGCCTCCGTCTTGGACAAAAAGGAAGGAGAGCAAGCCAAGGCACTCTTCGAGAAGGTAAAGAAGTTCCGCACCCACGTGGAAGAAGCTGATCTTCTCTACAAAATGTACGTCATTCAGACGTCCCTGAAGGTCTTCAAGTTTCTCCTCATCACTGCCTACACTGCATCATTGGTGCCCAACATTGAGATAGTGGTCAAGTGTTCTGTGCCCCCAGATCTGACCGGCTTTGACATATTCTGCTGTAACCACAACAAGGCCAATCTTTTTTCTAAACTGGCCTATTGctacatctgtttcgttggagtGTATGGATTGTTGTGCATATATTCCCTGTACTGGCTTTTACATCGGTCACTGAAGGAGTATACTTTCGAACATGTTCGCCTGGAAACGGGCATCAACGACATTCCTGACATGAAAAACGACTTTGCCTTCCTCCTGCACCTCAGCGACCGGTACGACCCGCTCTACGCCAAGCGGTTCGCCGTCTTCCTCTCCGAGGTGAGCGAGAGCCGCCTGCGGCAGGTGAACCTCAACCACGATTGGACGGTCAAGAAGCTGCGCACGCGCCTCAGCCGGAACGCCAGCCAGCGGCTGGAGCTGCACCTCTTCATGCTGCCGGGCCTGCCGGACACCGTCTTCGACATCCCCGAGATCGAGTCGCTCAAGATGGAGCAGCTGAGCGGCCACGTCACCATCCCGGCCGCGCTGACCCAGCTCACCGAGCTCCAGGAGCTGGTGCTGGTCCACTGCCCGACCAAACTGCAGCTGGCCGCCCTGGCCCACCTGCAGCAGACGCTGAAGGTGCTGCGGCTGACCTTCGAGGGCGCCGAGCAGGTGCCCCTGTGGCTGTACACGCTCAAGGCTCTGGAGGAGCTGCACCTGAGTGGACCGCTGGGCGCCGAAGCCTCGCGCGGtaacggcagcagcagcagcgtctCGCTGGACTCGCTGCGCGAGCTCAAGGACCTGCGCGTGCTCACGCTCCGCGGCCGCCTGACCAAGCTGCCGCCCAGCGTGGTGGACGTGGCCAGCCAGCTCCAGCGGCTCTGTGTGCACAACGAGGGCGTCAAGCTGCAGGTGCTTAGCAACCTGAAGAAGCTGAGCAGCCTGACCTCGCTGGAGCTGATGGGCTGCCAGATGGAGCGCATCCCCAGCGCCGTCTTCAGCCTGAGCGCGCTGCAGGAGCTGGACCTGCGCGAGAACAAGCTGACCACCGTGGAGGAGATCCTGAGCCTGCAGCACTGCCGCCGCCTCACCACGCTGCGCCTCTGGCACAACGCCATCGCCTACATCCCCGAGCACGTGGGCAAGCTGCACGCGCTCGAGACCTTCGACGCCAGCTGGAACAAGATCCGCCGCCTGCCCGCGCGCCTCTACTACTGCACCAAGCTGCGCCACCTGGACCTGTCGCACAACCAGCTCTCGGCGCTGCCCACCGAGATCGGCAGCCTGCAGAGCCTGCAGTACCTGTCCGTGGCCTTCAACTCCCTGGAGTCTCTGCCCGAGGAGATGTTCTCCTGCAAGCGGCTCAAGATCCTGGCGCTGGGCAACAACAGCATCTCCTACCTGTCGTCTCGTGTGGCCAACCTGGCACAGCTGGTTCGCCTGGAACTCAAGGGCAACCGCCTGGAGTCTCTACCCCTGGAGATCGGGGACTGCCCGCTCCTCAAACTCAGTGGAGTTGTGGTCGAGCAGAGCCTTCTAGAACTTTTGCCATCAGAGGTCCGTGACCGAATGGATGATGGTTAG